In Capillimicrobium parvum, a genomic segment contains:
- a CDS encoding NHL repeat-containing protein, with protein sequence MHHGWIALAGTAALLAAAAPAQAATLTGTVKAGGKPVAGSDVQLFAARAADQVALGSASTNASGAYTLGYDLPEGTAALVARASGGSVGGRVLPAAARMMTATAVSPAVPGELPINEQTTVGAAYALTRFLDAAGAVRGPSPGLANAAATVASLVEPSTGKLSFTIANSPNGNATEALATFNTLAGIVTSCTTGTSRDCKRLLAAATPRGGPRPADTIAAMRALNRAPTTHPRRLFALTTRTPYTGTLSSAPKSWVIPIVFVGGGMNAPGRMAFDSKGNIWTGNNFQANTTSAGLTLSVFNPMGQPILGSPIVGGGLRGAGFGTVIDAQDRVWVGNYAGASISAFDATGAPLPGSPYTQGPIDKPQGMAVDQQGNLWTASFGTGSVVVYPKGDPTAAWAPITGAGLARPFSVAIDGGGVAWVTGNAFSKDPGTVQRINPDGSLAGAPITGGGLRSPLGIAIDTAGNAWAANFEGSSVTRITPDGQPTQIRVPSLLGPWGVAVDGDDNIWVAGFLHQNVTLLCGQRTEHCPPGTRTGQPISPRAAGYRSRGMQRITAVQIDPSGNVWLANNWSGASPLKDFIGGNGLVELIGAAAPVKAPQIGLPQRP encoded by the coding sequence ATGCACCACGGATGGATCGCTCTCGCCGGGACGGCCGCGCTGCTGGCCGCCGCCGCCCCGGCCCAGGCCGCCACGCTGACCGGGACGGTCAAGGCGGGCGGCAAGCCGGTGGCCGGGTCGGACGTGCAGCTGTTCGCCGCCCGCGCCGCCGACCAGGTCGCGCTGGGCTCGGCCTCGACGAACGCGTCGGGCGCCTACACGCTCGGCTACGACCTGCCCGAGGGCACGGCGGCGCTCGTCGCGCGGGCCTCGGGCGGAAGCGTGGGCGGGCGGGTGCTGCCCGCCGCCGCCCGGATGATGACCGCCACGGCGGTCTCGCCCGCCGTTCCCGGCGAGCTGCCGATCAACGAGCAGACGACCGTCGGCGCCGCCTACGCGCTCACGCGGTTCCTCGACGCGGCCGGCGCGGTGCGCGGGCCGTCGCCCGGCCTGGCCAACGCGGCGGCGACGGTCGCGAGCCTGGTCGAGCCGAGCACCGGCAAGCTCAGCTTCACGATCGCCAACTCGCCGAACGGCAACGCGACCGAGGCCCTGGCGACGTTCAACACGCTGGCCGGGATCGTGACGTCGTGCACCACCGGCACGAGCCGCGACTGCAAGCGCCTGCTCGCCGCCGCGACCCCGCGCGGAGGCCCGCGGCCGGCCGACACGATCGCCGCCATGCGCGCGCTCAACCGCGCCCCCACCACCCACCCGCGGCGCCTGTTCGCGCTCACGACCAGGACGCCCTACACGGGCACGCTCTCGTCGGCGCCGAAGAGCTGGGTGATCCCGATCGTCTTCGTCGGCGGCGGCATGAACGCGCCGGGACGGATGGCCTTCGACTCGAAGGGCAACATCTGGACCGGCAACAACTTCCAGGCGAACACGACGAGCGCCGGGCTCACCCTGAGCGTGTTCAACCCGATGGGCCAGCCGATCCTCGGCAGCCCGATCGTCGGCGGCGGCCTGCGCGGCGCCGGCTTCGGCACGGTGATCGACGCCCAGGACCGCGTCTGGGTCGGCAACTACGCCGGGGCGAGCATCTCCGCGTTCGACGCGACGGGCGCACCGCTGCCGGGCAGCCCGTACACGCAGGGGCCGATCGACAAGCCCCAGGGCATGGCGGTCGACCAGCAGGGCAACCTGTGGACCGCGAGCTTCGGCACCGGCAGCGTCGTCGTCTACCCGAAGGGCGACCCGACGGCCGCCTGGGCGCCGATCACGGGCGCCGGGCTCGCGCGGCCGTTCTCGGTCGCGATCGACGGCGGCGGCGTCGCGTGGGTGACCGGCAACGCGTTCAGCAAGGACCCCGGGACCGTCCAGCGCATCAACCCGGACGGCTCGCTCGCGGGCGCCCCGATCACCGGCGGCGGGCTGCGCTCGCCGCTCGGCATCGCGATCGACACCGCGGGCAACGCGTGGGCGGCGAACTTCGAGGGCAGCAGCGTCACGCGCATCACCCCCGACGGGCAGCCGACGCAGATCCGGGTGCCGAGCCTGCTCGGCCCGTGGGGCGTCGCGGTCGACGGCGACGACAACATCTGGGTCGCCGGCTTCCTGCACCAGAACGTGACGCTGCTGTGCGGGCAGCGCACGGAGCACTGCCCGCCCGGCACGAGGACGGGGCAGCCGATCTCACCGCGCGCCGCGGGCTACAGGAGCCGGGGGATGCAGCGCATCACGGCGGTGCAGATCGACCCGTCGGGCAACGTCTGGCTGGCGAACAACTGGAGCGGCGCCTCGCCGCTGAAGGACTTCATCGGCGGCAACGGCCTGGTCGAGCTGATCGGCGCCGCGGCGCCGGTCAAGGCGCCGCAGATCGGGCTTCCGCAGCGGCCGTGA
- a CDS encoding zinc-dependent alcohol dehydrogenase has product MARTMRAAVYHGPADVRIEEVQAPGSPGPGQLVVRVLRAAICGTDAGEYRHGPKLVPLDAPHPHSGHQGPLILGHEFVGEVVEVGDGVTAFEPGDHVVTGAGVSCGTCPRCLEGRTNLCDAYFTLGLHVDGGLAEFAVTPASICCAIPEGCPADAAVLSQPLAVGLHALRRGRVGRDDALAVVGVGGIGAMVVAGAHAQGVRIIVAIDLDDERLGAARALGATHGLRPDDDVLAQLQRITGGAGLDVIVEATGAPPAPALALGAVRRGGRIVIVGLQARPVELDLFALAMNEIELIGALAHVFADDLPAALAILAGSDLAQRCVDRTVGLDDLVDRGLVPLAEGRVNGKVVIDPSAR; this is encoded by the coding sequence ATGGCGCGAACGATGCGAGCCGCGGTCTACCACGGGCCCGCCGACGTTCGCATCGAGGAGGTCCAGGCGCCCGGATCCCCTGGCCCGGGCCAGCTGGTGGTGCGTGTGCTGCGCGCGGCGATCTGCGGCACGGACGCCGGCGAGTACCGCCACGGCCCCAAGCTGGTGCCGCTCGACGCGCCGCATCCGCACAGCGGCCATCAAGGCCCGCTGATCCTCGGCCACGAGTTCGTCGGAGAGGTCGTCGAGGTGGGCGACGGCGTCACGGCGTTCGAGCCCGGCGATCACGTCGTCACGGGTGCGGGAGTCTCCTGCGGGACATGCCCGCGGTGCCTGGAGGGCCGGACGAACCTGTGCGACGCCTACTTCACCCTGGGTCTGCACGTCGACGGTGGGCTGGCCGAGTTCGCGGTGACGCCGGCGAGCATCTGCTGCGCGATCCCCGAGGGGTGTCCTGCGGACGCGGCGGTGCTGAGCCAGCCGCTGGCCGTCGGCCTCCATGCGCTTCGGCGCGGTCGCGTCGGTCGCGACGACGCGCTCGCCGTGGTCGGCGTCGGCGGGATCGGAGCGATGGTGGTCGCGGGAGCGCACGCGCAGGGGGTGCGCATCATCGTCGCCATCGATCTCGACGACGAGCGGCTGGGCGCCGCCCGCGCGCTGGGGGCGACGCACGGGCTGCGGCCCGACGATGACGTTCTCGCCCAGCTGCAGCGAATCACCGGAGGCGCCGGACTCGACGTCATCGTCGAGGCCACGGGCGCGCCGCCGGCGCCGGCGCTGGCGCTGGGGGCGGTCCGCCGCGGCGGGCGGATCGTGATCGTCGGGCTTCAGGCGCGCCCGGTCGAGCTGGACCTCTTCGCCCTGGCGATGAACGAGATCGAGCTGATCGGCGCTCTCGCGCACGTCTTCGCCGATGACCTTCCGGCGGCGCTGGCGATCCTGGCCGGAAGCGATCTCGCGCAGCGCTGCGTCGATCGCACGGTCGGCCTCGACGACCTCGTCGATCGTGGTCTGGTGCCACTGGCCGAGGGGCGCGTCAACGGCAAGGTCGTGATCGATCCGTCGGCGCGCTGA
- a CDS encoding sulfatase-like hydrolase/transferase codes for MLSRRELLQSAAVAGPAMMLGGEAATGTAAAQNGRGSSGVAGMNMIMFITDQDRAIQHFPRDWAQKNLPGLMRLKNHGLTFENAFCNACMCSPSRASLMTGYFPAQHGVKYTLEEDMPDDQYPQVEMPLDFKNIGSVAAAAGYNVVYKGKWHLNKPVNGTDFTPQDAAQYGFGRWNPPDAGANQDITEEGGGVYDADGRYMDGEGDVAAGAEGVQQFLNTAAAQLQPFLLIVSLVNPHDVLLYPKTYLDGGYDDSWLEGDIDLPLTVAEDLSTKPTVQAQFVRLFNLTGRLNTPDMKRKYINFYGNLMKASDAYLVDVLNTLTRQNLLNSTLVIRTADHGEMGMAHGGMRQKNFNFYEETLRVPLVYSNPTLWKRATTSQAMVSHVDFLPTLASLVDAPSSARDDWQGVDYSEHILRRTAPPPQDHVVFTFDDYQSGQSGGLYVRPPQHIVSIRETRWKLAEYYDADGKIPSQWEMYDLRHDPLERKNLAYDGYNRTPAQQKQYLRLRRKLAKVKAQRLQPLPNTPQPQYQGAPAKTAPIGALD; via the coding sequence GTGCTGAGCCGGAGGGAGCTCCTGCAGTCCGCGGCCGTCGCCGGGCCAGCGATGATGCTGGGAGGCGAGGCGGCGACGGGAACGGCGGCAGCGCAGAACGGGCGCGGCTCGAGCGGCGTCGCGGGGATGAACATGATCATGTTCATCACCGACCAGGACCGGGCGATCCAGCACTTCCCGCGCGACTGGGCGCAGAAGAACCTCCCGGGGCTGATGCGGCTGAAGAACCACGGCCTCACCTTCGAGAACGCGTTCTGCAACGCGTGCATGTGCTCGCCGTCGCGGGCCTCGCTGATGACGGGCTACTTCCCGGCCCAGCACGGCGTGAAGTACACGCTCGAAGAGGACATGCCCGACGACCAGTACCCCCAGGTGGAGATGCCCCTGGACTTCAAGAACATCGGCTCGGTCGCGGCGGCGGCGGGCTACAACGTCGTCTACAAGGGCAAGTGGCACCTCAACAAGCCGGTCAACGGCACGGACTTCACGCCGCAGGACGCCGCCCAGTACGGCTTCGGGCGCTGGAACCCGCCCGACGCGGGCGCCAACCAGGACATCACCGAGGAGGGCGGCGGGGTCTACGACGCCGACGGGCGCTACATGGACGGCGAGGGCGACGTCGCGGCGGGCGCGGAGGGCGTGCAGCAGTTCCTCAACACGGCGGCCGCCCAGCTGCAGCCGTTCCTGCTGATCGTCTCGCTCGTCAACCCGCACGACGTGCTGCTGTACCCGAAGACCTATCTCGACGGCGGCTACGACGACTCGTGGCTGGAGGGCGACATCGACCTGCCGCTGACGGTGGCCGAGGACCTGTCGACCAAGCCGACGGTGCAGGCGCAGTTCGTGCGCCTCTTCAACCTCACGGGGCGCCTGAACACCCCGGACATGAAGCGCAAGTACATCAACTTCTACGGCAACCTCATGAAGGCGTCGGACGCCTACCTCGTCGACGTGCTCAACACGCTGACGCGCCAGAACCTGCTGAACAGCACGCTGGTCATCCGTACGGCCGACCACGGCGAGATGGGCATGGCGCACGGCGGCATGCGCCAGAAGAACTTCAACTTCTACGAGGAGACGCTGCGCGTGCCGCTCGTCTACTCCAACCCGACGCTGTGGAAGCGCGCGACGACCTCGCAGGCGATGGTCTCCCACGTCGACTTCCTGCCGACGCTGGCGAGCCTGGTCGACGCGCCATCCTCCGCGCGCGACGACTGGCAGGGCGTCGACTACTCCGAGCACATCCTCAGGCGCACCGCGCCGCCGCCGCAGGACCACGTCGTCTTCACGTTCGACGACTACCAGTCCGGTCAGTCCGGCGGACTCTACGTCCGCCCGCCGCAGCACATCGTCAGCATCCGCGAGACGCGCTGGAAGCTCGCGGAGTACTACGACGCCGACGGCAAGATCCCCAGCCAGTGGGAGATGTACGACCTCAGGCACGACCCGCTGGAGCGCAAGAACCTCGCCTACGACGGCTACAACCGCACGCCGGCGCAGCAGAAGCAGTACCTGCGGCTGCGGCGCAAGCTCGCCAAGGTCAAGGCGCAGCGGCTGCAGCCGCTGCCGAACACGCCGCAGCCGCAATACCAGGGCGCGCCGGCGAAGACCGCGCCGATCGGCGCGCTCGACTGA
- a CDS encoding carboxymuconolactone decarboxylase family protein, producing MARLSPVPAEQAAPILGPDAPLNLRIWANRPELATAFLAFTGAVFGTERILPDRLHELARLRIAFHNQCRSCMAVRYVPEQEVPEALVCSLEKPEESGDLTDAERLVLEYADRLATDHLSIDDAFYDRLREYFTEPEIVEIGVNMAVCVGFGRLEATWDMVDELPERFTERDVVITPWGEGGVIRTA from the coding sequence ATGGCACGTCTGTCCCCGGTCCCCGCGGAGCAAGCTGCGCCGATCCTCGGCCCGGACGCTCCCCTGAACCTGCGCATCTGGGCCAACCGGCCGGAGCTCGCGACCGCGTTTCTCGCCTTCACCGGCGCCGTGTTCGGCACCGAGCGGATCCTGCCCGATCGCCTGCACGAGCTCGCGCGCCTGCGGATCGCGTTCCACAACCAGTGCCGCAGCTGCATGGCCGTCCGGTACGTGCCCGAGCAGGAGGTCCCCGAGGCGCTGGTGTGCTCGCTGGAGAAGCCCGAGGAGAGCGGCGACCTGACGGACGCCGAGCGGCTGGTCCTGGAGTACGCGGACCGGCTGGCGACCGACCACCTCAGCATCGACGACGCGTTCTACGACCGACTGCGCGAGTACTTCACCGAGCCCGAGATCGTCGAGATCGGCGTCAACATGGCCGTGTGCGTCGGCTTCGGTCGACTCGAGGCGACGTGGGACATGGTCGACGAGCTGCCCGAGCGCTTCACCGAGCGCGATGTCGTCATCACCCCGTGGGGCGAGGGCGGCGTGATCCGCACCGCATGA
- a CDS encoding M24 family metallopeptidase: MRPPFDAARLDRLMDEAEIDVVLACSPHNVQYLLGGYRFFLFAHGTVMGVSRYLPIVGYVRGRPDRAFLIGNPLEAGQQELEPPWVVDVANAAWTSRQSAELAGRALAQRGLARARIAVEESFLPHDAHAALAAELPGAVLQDAFAVLEELRAVKRPDELVELREGAEAVVGSMRAVFGQARPGMTRAEVADLMRIEESRRGLSFEYCLVNTGPSYNRTPSAALRWEHGELCCLDSGGSRHGYVCDMARMGWMGDVPERARELLAQVAHVQEAARAVVAPGRRGGDILEAAHAAQRACANGGGMDFVAHGMGLVSHEVPRLTSTGVVSYPADHADRPLEAGMVLSIETDLRDPELGLIKLEDTVAVTPNGFEAFGDQGRDWNVTG; the protein is encoded by the coding sequence GTGAGGCCTCCCTTCGACGCGGCCCGGCTCGACCGTCTCATGGACGAGGCGGAGATCGACGTCGTGCTCGCGTGCTCGCCGCACAACGTGCAGTACCTGCTGGGCGGGTACCGCTTCTTCCTGTTCGCCCACGGCACGGTCATGGGTGTCAGCCGTTACCTGCCGATCGTCGGCTACGTGCGCGGCCGGCCCGACCGGGCCTTCCTGATCGGGAACCCGCTGGAGGCCGGCCAGCAGGAGCTCGAGCCGCCCTGGGTCGTGGACGTCGCCAACGCGGCGTGGACGAGTCGTCAGTCCGCCGAGCTCGCGGGCCGTGCGCTCGCGCAGCGTGGTCTGGCACGCGCGCGCATCGCGGTCGAGGAGTCCTTCCTTCCCCACGACGCTCATGCCGCGTTGGCCGCGGAGCTGCCCGGAGCCGTGCTGCAGGACGCCTTCGCCGTCCTGGAGGAGCTGCGCGCGGTCAAGCGCCCGGACGAGCTCGTCGAGCTGCGTGAGGGTGCCGAGGCCGTCGTCGGGTCGATGCGCGCCGTGTTCGGCCAGGCCCGTCCCGGCATGACCCGCGCCGAGGTCGCGGACCTCATGCGCATCGAGGAGTCACGCCGCGGACTGAGCTTCGAGTACTGCCTCGTCAACACCGGCCCCAGCTACAACCGGACGCCGTCGGCGGCGCTGCGCTGGGAGCATGGCGAGCTGTGCTGCCTGGACTCGGGCGGCAGCCGCCACGGGTACGTCTGCGACATGGCCCGCATGGGTTGGATGGGCGATGTGCCCGAGCGTGCTCGGGAGCTGCTCGCGCAGGTCGCCCATGTCCAGGAGGCGGCGCGCGCCGTCGTCGCACCGGGGCGGCGCGGAGGCGACATCCTCGAGGCGGCGCATGCGGCGCAGCGGGCATGCGCGAACGGCGGCGGCATGGACTTCGTCGCACACGGCATGGGGCTTGTCAGCCACGAGGTGCCCCGGCTGACCTCGACCGGGGTCGTGTCCTACCCGGCCGACCACGCCGACCGGCCGCTGGAGGCCGGCATGGTCCTGTCGATCGAGACCGATCTGCGGGACCCGGAGCTCGGGCTGATCAAGCTCGAGGACACGGTGGCCGTCACCCCGAACGGCTTCGAGGCCTTCGGAGATCAGGGCCGCGACTGGAACGTCACGGGCTGA
- a CDS encoding thiamine pyrophosphate-requiring protein: MIASALRAEGVEMLSCYPTTPMIDAATRAGIRPVVCRQERVGVGIADGYSRVTAGDGFGVFAMQFGPGAENAFPGIASAFSDGIPMLLLPLGNSLDRAQMRPLFDAAAAYAPVTTFYEAIRRPQDTGEVMRRAVNALRNGVPGPVMVEIPADVATMTVPDGAATYEPVIRARSMADPASVERVAAALGAARRPLIVAGRGVLAAGAAGELVGLAEELGLPVVTTLGGKSAIAETHPLSVGVASVVASDPVVDVLGDADLVLALGASLTRHFLTARLPASASIAQLTRDARDLNKTRHIAHPLVGDAALVLRQLRRAARDAGIDGPARAAAVAERIAKARRSWDRRWEPKLRSDEVPITPYRVLYEFMAATDPDATVVTHDSGSPRDQIVPFYRSGGPNTYLGWGKSHALGAGLGLIMGAKLAAPDRFCVAFVGDAAFGMTGLDIETAQRAGVAIALVVLNNATMAIEIPNMLESHERHRARDIGGDYAGIARALGVEALRVREPGELRPAFEQAQQVTATGRCIVIEVITSAETDFANRRVLSE; encoded by the coding sequence GTGATCGCGTCCGCGCTGCGGGCGGAGGGCGTGGAGATGCTGAGCTGCTATCCCACGACGCCCATGATCGACGCTGCCACGCGGGCGGGGATCCGACCGGTGGTGTGCCGGCAGGAACGGGTCGGCGTCGGGATCGCCGACGGCTACAGCCGCGTGACGGCCGGCGATGGGTTCGGCGTGTTCGCCATGCAGTTCGGTCCCGGGGCGGAGAACGCGTTCCCGGGTATCGCCAGCGCGTTCAGCGATGGGATTCCGATGCTGTTGCTGCCGCTGGGCAACAGCCTCGACCGCGCCCAGATGCGCCCGCTGTTCGATGCCGCCGCGGCGTATGCGCCGGTGACCACGTTCTACGAGGCGATCCGGCGACCGCAGGACACGGGCGAGGTCATGCGCCGGGCGGTGAACGCGCTGCGCAACGGCGTGCCGGGACCGGTCATGGTGGAGATCCCGGCCGATGTGGCGACGATGACCGTGCCCGATGGCGCTGCGACCTATGAGCCCGTCATCCGGGCGCGCTCCATGGCCGATCCCGCGTCGGTCGAGCGTGTCGCCGCGGCGTTGGGCGCGGCGCGACGGCCGCTGATCGTGGCGGGGCGCGGCGTGCTCGCCGCCGGCGCCGCGGGCGAGCTCGTCGGCCTCGCCGAGGAGCTGGGCCTGCCCGTCGTCACGACGCTCGGCGGCAAGAGCGCGATTGCGGAGACGCATCCGCTGTCGGTCGGAGTGGCGTCGGTGGTCGCCTCCGACCCGGTGGTCGACGTGCTCGGCGACGCCGATCTCGTGCTGGCGCTGGGGGCCAGCCTGACCCGCCATTTCCTCACAGCGCGTCTGCCCGCCTCCGCATCGATCGCCCAGCTCACACGGGATGCCCGGGATCTCAACAAGACCCGCCACATCGCTCATCCGCTGGTCGGCGACGCCGCCCTGGTGCTGCGGCAGCTGCGCCGGGCGGCTCGTGATGCCGGCATCGACGGCCCGGCGCGCGCGGCGGCCGTCGCCGAGCGGATCGCGAAGGCCCGCCGTTCATGGGACCGGCGCTGGGAGCCGAAGCTGAGATCCGACGAGGTGCCGATCACGCCCTACCGCGTCCTGTACGAGTTCATGGCGGCCACCGACCCGGACGCGACCGTGGTGACCCACGACTCCGGAAGCCCGCGCGACCAGATCGTGCCGTTCTATCGCTCGGGCGGCCCGAACACGTACCTGGGTTGGGGCAAGTCGCACGCCCTCGGCGCCGGGCTCGGCCTCATCATGGGCGCGAAGCTCGCTGCGCCCGACAGGTTCTGCGTGGCCTTCGTGGGCGACGCCGCCTTCGGGATGACGGGACTGGACATCGAGACGGCCCAGCGCGCCGGCGTCGCGATCGCCCTGGTGGTGCTCAACAACGCGACCATGGCGATCGAGATCCCGAACATGCTCGAGTCCCATGAGCGACATCGCGCCCGCGACATCGGCGGCGACTATGCCGGCATCGCTCGTGCACTCGGCGTCGAAGCGCTGCGGGTGCGGGAGCCCGGCGAGCTTCGGCCGGCCTTCGAGCAGGCGCAGCAGGTCACGGCGACGGGTCGGTGCATCGTGATCGAGGTGATCACGAGCGCGGAGACCGACTTCGCCAACCGGCGCGTGCTGTCGGAATGA
- a CDS encoding helix-turn-helix domain-containing protein, whose protein sequence is MASTEDRAAAPAVPESFGTSLRSVREERGMSVRSLARTIGVSPSLISQIENGKANPSVGTLYAIVSTLQISVDKLFSEQPAEDAARQEDSDGTVLRHADRPSVDLASGVRWERLTPTADPDVDFLFVTYGVGGASCPPDVLMRHSGREYGLVISGHLGATIGFDSFELGPGDSIVADSTTPHRFWTIGDEPAVVVWTVVGRAGDPRANFDL, encoded by the coding sequence ATGGCCTCCACCGAGGATCGGGCAGCCGCTCCGGCCGTGCCGGAGTCGTTCGGGACGAGTCTGCGCTCCGTCCGCGAGGAGCGCGGGATGTCCGTGCGCTCGCTCGCGCGCACCATCGGCGTCTCGCCCAGCCTGATCTCGCAGATCGAGAACGGCAAGGCGAACCCGTCGGTGGGGACGCTCTACGCGATCGTGTCGACGCTGCAGATCTCCGTCGACAAGCTGTTCTCCGAGCAGCCCGCGGAGGATGCGGCACGGCAGGAGGACTCCGACGGCACCGTCCTTCGCCACGCCGATCGACCGAGCGTCGACCTGGCCAGCGGAGTGCGCTGGGAGCGGCTGACTCCGACAGCGGACCCCGACGTGGACTTCCTCTTCGTCACCTACGGCGTCGGCGGCGCCTCATGTCCCCCCGATGTGCTGATGCGCCACAGCGGGCGGGAGTACGGACTGGTCATCAGCGGGCATCTCGGAGCCACGATCGGCTTCGACAGCTTCGAACTGGGCCCCGGGGACTCGATCGTGGCCGACTCGACGACGCCGCACAGGTTCTGGACGATCGGCGACGAGCCGGCGGTCGTGGTCTGGACCGTCGTCGGCCGCGCCGGCGACCCGCGCGCCAACTTCGACCTCTGA
- a CDS encoding mycofactocin-coupled SDR family oxidoreductase: MPRMQGKVAFITGAARSQGRSHALTLAREGADVILFDVAAQIDGVPYELASPEDLQQTASAVEELGRQALVVQGDVRRFEDLARAVDEGLDRFGQIDTAVANAGIWVIDRFWELTPERWQTVIDINLTGVFNTARAVVGHMMERRQGSVVLIASVNGLEASARCAHYGATKAGVINLAKTLAVELGPYSVRCNAIAPGLIDTVMNSWQGALDFMAGREGGTQEDRLAAAPHWGSLPESLVPPSSVSNAVLYLASDEAAHVTGITLTVDAGHYALPGFNTEPGEAPAVSP, from the coding sequence ATGCCGAGAATGCAGGGCAAGGTCGCGTTCATCACCGGGGCCGCCCGTAGTCAGGGCCGCTCCCACGCGCTCACCTTGGCTCGCGAGGGCGCGGACGTCATCCTGTTCGATGTCGCGGCCCAGATCGACGGCGTGCCGTACGAGCTCGCAAGCCCGGAAGATCTGCAGCAGACGGCGTCGGCCGTCGAGGAGCTCGGCCGGCAGGCGCTCGTCGTTCAGGGAGATGTGCGCCGGTTCGAGGACCTCGCCCGGGCCGTCGACGAGGGCCTGGACCGGTTCGGACAGATCGATACGGCGGTGGCGAACGCCGGGATCTGGGTCATCGACCGGTTCTGGGAGCTGACCCCGGAGCGCTGGCAGACGGTCATCGACATCAACCTGACCGGCGTCTTCAACACCGCCCGTGCCGTCGTCGGCCACATGATGGAGCGCCGTCAGGGCTCCGTGGTTCTCATCGCCTCGGTCAACGGCCTCGAGGCGTCCGCGCGCTGCGCGCACTACGGCGCGACGAAGGCCGGCGTCATCAACCTGGCCAAGACGCTGGCCGTCGAGCTCGGGCCCTACAGCGTGCGCTGCAACGCGATCGCCCCCGGGCTGATCGACACCGTCATGAACAGCTGGCAGGGGGCGCTCGACTTCATGGCGGGCCGCGAAGGCGGCACCCAGGAGGACCGGCTGGCGGCGGCGCCACACTGGGGCAGCCTTCCCGAGAGCCTTGTTCCGCCGAGCTCGGTGAGCAACGCCGTCCTGTATCTCGCGTCCGACGAGGCTGCCCACGTGACCGGCATCACGCTCACCGTCGACGCCGGTCACTACGCATTGCCCGGCTTCAACACCGAGCCCGGCGAAGCGCCTGCCGTCTCGCCCTGA
- a CDS encoding carboxymuconolactone decarboxylase family protein, translating to MPRIPAVDTATLDGQLAELAQDPFYGILAHRPEILEAWFRLDKVFFGPSSKLPNELKEEGRRALAQGAGCRLCASFGQPRDEYADRRESLAVTFAQMVLEDHRSIDDRTFDLLREDFTDEEIVELVSWLCFKLGSNVFGSLMRLAPGTEEQIRAYAEFVATG from the coding sequence ATGCCCCGTATCCCCGCGGTCGACACCGCCACCCTCGACGGCCAGCTCGCCGAGCTCGCCCAGGATCCGTTCTACGGCATCCTGGCTCACCGGCCGGAGATCCTCGAAGCATGGTTCCGGCTCGACAAGGTGTTCTTCGGGCCCAGCTCGAAGCTCCCCAACGAGCTCAAGGAGGAGGGCCGGCGGGCGCTGGCGCAGGGCGCGGGGTGCCGGCTGTGCGCGTCGTTCGGGCAGCCACGGGACGAGTACGCCGACCGCCGTGAGTCGCTCGCCGTGACGTTCGCGCAGATGGTGCTCGAGGACCATCGGTCGATCGACGACAGGACGTTCGATCTCCTGCGCGAGGACTTCACCGACGAGGAGATCGTCGAGCTGGTCTCGTGGTTGTGCTTCAAGCTCGGGTCGAACGTCTTCGGGTCGCTCATGCGGCTGGCTCCTGGAACCGAGGAGCAGATCCGCGCGTACGCCGAGTTCGTCGCGACCGGATGA